In Stieleria varia, one genomic interval encodes:
- a CDS encoding DUF4886 domain-containing protein, with the protein MRYLLLLVTLCLFTHHASAETTIRVLTIGNSFAENACKNLKSIASDGDVSLVLGTANLGGCTLERHATLAKQSAADPDTKPYNYRSETGSTKLNLQEYLQAQPWDYVTLQQMSALSHQPETYHPHIDELVVLIRKLAPQAKILIHQTWAYRPDSPLLKNWAITQEEMQQRLVNAYSDVAQQFDAKVIPVGQAFHQVRSTPGREVVVPDPTSDYKTPSYPDLPDESHSLVVGWQWASRDGKPSLRLDFKHANASGCYLAGLVWYETITGNDARQIKFAPRGVDAEDAVFFREVAHRVVNHP; encoded by the coding sequence ATGCGATACCTATTACTGTTGGTGACACTCTGTCTTTTCACACACCACGCGTCCGCGGAAACGACGATTCGTGTGCTCACCATCGGCAACAGCTTTGCCGAAAACGCGTGCAAAAATCTGAAATCCATCGCCTCCGACGGCGACGTCTCGCTGGTCCTTGGAACGGCCAATCTCGGCGGCTGCACCTTGGAGCGTCACGCAACGTTGGCCAAGCAATCCGCTGCTGATCCAGACACCAAGCCCTACAACTATCGCTCGGAGACCGGCTCCACCAAATTGAATCTCCAGGAATACCTGCAAGCTCAACCCTGGGACTACGTCACGCTGCAACAAATGAGCGCGCTGAGCCATCAGCCCGAGACGTATCATCCTCATATCGACGAATTGGTCGTCTTGATTCGAAAACTTGCACCGCAAGCCAAGATCCTGATCCACCAAACTTGGGCGTATCGGCCGGATTCGCCTCTCTTGAAAAACTGGGCGATCACGCAAGAGGAAATGCAACAGCGACTCGTCAACGCTTACTCCGACGTGGCCCAACAGTTTGATGCCAAAGTCATTCCTGTTGGACAGGCGTTTCATCAAGTCCGTTCGACGCCCGGCCGAGAGGTCGTCGTCCCCGATCCGACGTCCGACTACAAAACGCCAAGTTACCCCGATCTGCCCGACGAAAGCCACTCCTTGGTGGTCGGATGGCAATGGGCATCGCGTGACGGCAAACCATCCCTGCGCCTGGATTTCAAACACGCCAATGCGTCGGGTTGCTACCTGGCCGGCTTGGTCTGGTACGAAACGATCACAGGAAACGACGCACGTCAAATCAAGTTCGCACCGCGTGGTGTCGACGCAGAAGATGCGGTTTTCTTTCGTGAGGTCGCACATCGTGTCGTCAATCATCCTTGA
- a CDS encoding DJ-1/PfpI family protein — protein MSLTRSLYALVPITCLCMMHGLASRVAAEDKSANWIDLIKTVDISNGSVAGNWQRSAEAITTDATAGSRITLPYRPSTEYDFRVSFTRTSGVHSVALMFVVGRGQATFEVDAWGQHLAGLQMINGQSIQNNPTRVDNQTLENGRRYEMRVEVRKGHVRAFLDDRLIAQHPTDGSDLSVPDVWRMPDQASLGIGAYSAATTFHSIDVRPVSEQRLAANNIPTSPPMRTRDSDTVNSAANNSVATSSAVANRSTSGRTPATGKRVLLVIANQDFFYREYGDPRAELERAGITVEVAAARKQICRPHANSGQQGDGSVMPDLAIGDVDPSRYDAILFSGGWGSSMYQFAFTGSYANQAYNGDSRTKAAVNRLINEFVDQDKYVGALCHGVSVLAWSRVDGKSVLNGKRAVGSPRQSPAGTYNGRRDQPLSRWNAEVNGARLSPARSIGDPRTSADDVVVDGKIITGEDDSSAKLFGQTVAQLLTKS, from the coding sequence GTGAGTCTTACGAGATCACTTTACGCACTGGTCCCGATCACGTGTTTATGCATGATGCACGGGCTCGCCAGCCGCGTCGCCGCTGAAGACAAGTCCGCGAATTGGATCGACTTGATCAAGACCGTTGACATCTCAAACGGTTCCGTCGCGGGCAACTGGCAAAGGTCCGCTGAGGCGATCACGACCGACGCGACAGCCGGATCACGGATCACTTTGCCATATCGCCCCAGCACCGAATACGACTTTCGTGTTTCCTTCACACGCACCAGCGGTGTCCACTCAGTTGCCCTGATGTTCGTCGTCGGTCGTGGACAGGCAACGTTCGAAGTCGATGCCTGGGGCCAGCATCTCGCAGGGCTGCAGATGATCAATGGGCAATCCATACAGAACAATCCGACCCGTGTGGACAACCAGACCTTGGAAAACGGCCGCCGCTACGAGATGCGTGTGGAAGTCCGCAAGGGTCACGTTCGAGCTTTCCTCGATGACAGGCTGATCGCACAGCATCCAACCGACGGCTCTGATCTGTCCGTACCCGATGTCTGGAGGATGCCCGATCAAGCATCGCTTGGCATCGGTGCCTACTCAGCGGCGACCACGTTTCACAGCATCGATGTCCGACCGGTCAGCGAGCAACGCTTGGCCGCGAACAACATACCGACATCGCCACCCATGCGAACACGTGACTCAGACACTGTGAACTCTGCGGCCAACAACTCTGTGGCCACCAGCTCTGCGGTTGCAAATCGTTCAACGTCCGGCAGAACACCCGCCACGGGAAAGCGAGTGTTGCTGGTGATCGCCAACCAAGATTTCTTTTATCGCGAATACGGTGATCCACGCGCGGAGTTGGAGCGTGCAGGCATCACCGTCGAGGTGGCTGCCGCACGGAAACAGATTTGTCGGCCACACGCCAACTCCGGCCAGCAAGGCGACGGCAGCGTGATGCCCGACTTGGCAATCGGCGATGTGGACCCGTCGCGTTACGACGCCATCTTGTTTTCTGGTGGTTGGGGATCGTCGATGTACCAATTCGCTTTCACGGGATCGTACGCCAACCAAGCTTACAATGGCGACTCACGCACCAAAGCCGCAGTCAACCGGCTGATCAATGAATTCGTCGACCAAGACAAATACGTCGGCGCCCTCTGTCATGGCGTCTCCGTCTTGGCTTGGTCGCGAGTCGATGGCAAAAGCGTTCTTAACGGCAAACGCGCCGTCGGTTCACCACGTCAGAGTCCGGCGGGCACTTACAACGGTCGCAGAGATCAGCCGTTGTCACGTTGGAACGCGGAAGTCAACGGAGCCAGGCTATCACCGGCTCGATCCATCGGCGACCCGAGGACCTCCGCCGATGACGTCGTCGTCGATGGCAAAATCATCACCGGCGAAGACGACAGCTCCGCAAAGCTATTCGGCCAAACCGTCGCCCAATTGCTGACCAAGAGCTGA
- a CDS encoding PVC-type heme-binding CxxCH protein, with amino-acid sequence MKMILPTSRLGSLCVVILLLADHWGISQDHTLHSFERKQLTDVYYSEGANAGDLNGDGVADLVYGPYWYAGPDYQTKHELYAPVPQNVNGYADNFFSWVHDFNHDGWNDVFVVGFPSTPAYVYENPKQDGWNAHWPKHQVFDWVSNESPQLVNLIGDEQPELVCTRDGFFGFATINRDDPLGTWQFHPISEKVTATKFGHGLGIGDINGDGRQDIIHSAGWYEQPKSDPTTSRWMPHAAKLSTAYGGAEMYAYDVDGDGDNDVITSDAAHDFGLSWYEQVADGRDVTFKRHLIMGSHPSENKYGVLFSELHSVALADMDGDGLKDIVTGKTYWSHHKQSPMWDAGAVVYWFKLVRDADGVDWIPYKADGEAGIGRQLSVTDVNADGLPDMVVGGMKGAHVLIHQTQKVSKEEWQAAQPTIYQGPQLPKVTDARAIRGPKSDINAKTNRVEGAIEGESLTAKTTGGSAKPQDMSKFSADKWSGKSQLWWTGAKPADTLTLELPPFTGVVDLEIVLTCAKDYGVVQLALDDKPLGQPIDLYDPEVITTGVLSFPKLSVVGNKHTLTAQIVGTNPQAAKSYMFAIDYLRIKKSDGQFVAGPPPTKKAVAEKTVPGEFPKSSDGRVLNFGFENGTLDDWTADGDLFAGQPIKGDTVNKRRSDMKSNHAGDYWIGGYELFGDERTGVLTSAPFIASQPYASFLTNGGEHPSTRVELIRKGSDKPFFQVSGTNDETMRRVIVDLRGHLGKEVVIRIVDENKGHWGHINFDDFRLHASRPAPPTPAMVVLTPDEYPHSGLDAQQAAAAMKLPEGFTVTVGAAEPEVKQPIAMALDDRGRVWIAEAYEYPVRAKGDKGRDRILIFEDTDGNGTLDKRTVFAEGLNLISGMEVGFGGVWVGAAPYLMFIPDRDGDDVPDSEPQILLDGWGLQDTHETLNAFIWGPDGWLYGCHGVFTHSRVGKPGTPDAERVPLNCCVWRYHPTEHEFEVFAHGTSNPWGVDFNDHGQAFITACVIPHLYHIIQGARYQRQGGQHFNPHTYRDIVTIADHLHYLGATPHGGNSKSDSAGGGHAHSGAMIYLGDRWPAQYRNQLFMNNIHGQRLNVDILNPRGSGYVGSHGPDFLLTGDNASQILNLRYGPDGNAWMIDWYDMQACHRGDVNVHDRSNGRIYKINYGDTPSFQAVDLAKATDRELAEHALNPNDWYVRHSRRLLQERAASRAIEPAAIAALTNIATTHADDTRRLRAAWALHVIGALDGDLTKQMLADASPYVRGWAVQLMMQSTKNNPAPAQLTQLAEMAKDDPSPVVRLYVTSATQLLPLNSRWQILESLTSHGEDASDHNLPLMYWYAAEPLADVDPTRALALAMSAGEQIPLLREFMLRRIGSSDSGSSLAVLVHGLGDAKSSEVQLTYLKAIRSALKGQRKVNAPTGWSSVAKKLINSDNGDVRLQAVALGVTFDDQSALQAMRDQVTRQTSPIEERLIALQSLLDANDAGLVPTLKGLLTADAPLREAALRGLAQYDDDSIGQAILAAYADLTATQKRLALSTLSARVSSGNQLLDAIAGKQVLSTDLTADLVRQLQFLKDKNIDAALESVWGTVRESAADKLTLIAEYKSLIESTDHPQPNVDLGRAVFAKTCMNCHQLYGTGFHVGPDLTGSNRSNLDYLLSNIVDPSSVMAKEYQPTIILTVNGRIVSGLVKAEDKNSVTLQTTDALVVIPIDEIEERSLSDKSMMPEDQLKQFLPHEIRSLVAYLRGQEQSPMLATPENASSFFNGKDLTGWSGDDELWSVENGELVGRTDGLKHNEWIVSDLSADNFHLTVEVKLVDNAGNSGIQFRSKAHDGEVSGYQADIGAGWWGKLYEEHGRALLWDKSGEQHVKLGDWNKYEVIAERNHIRTFINGNLCVDLNDPKGAARGIIAFQLHSGGKTEVRFRNMKLEVFRQEIQAPETEVAP; translated from the coding sequence ATGAAAATGATCCTCCCCACTTCCCGACTCGGCAGCCTGTGTGTTGTGATTCTCTTGCTGGCAGACCACTGGGGGATCTCCCAGGACCACACATTGCATTCCTTTGAACGCAAGCAACTGACGGACGTCTATTACTCCGAAGGTGCCAATGCAGGCGATCTCAACGGGGACGGTGTCGCCGATCTCGTGTATGGACCTTACTGGTACGCCGGCCCCGACTATCAGACCAAGCATGAGCTCTATGCACCGGTGCCTCAAAACGTGAACGGCTACGCCGACAATTTCTTTTCTTGGGTGCACGACTTCAATCACGATGGTTGGAACGACGTGTTTGTGGTCGGCTTTCCCAGCACACCGGCCTACGTTTACGAAAACCCCAAACAAGACGGCTGGAACGCTCATTGGCCCAAGCACCAAGTATTCGATTGGGTATCCAACGAGTCACCGCAACTGGTCAATTTGATCGGCGATGAACAGCCCGAGTTGGTGTGCACCCGCGATGGCTTCTTTGGTTTCGCGACCATCAACCGCGACGATCCCTTGGGAACCTGGCAGTTCCATCCGATCTCCGAAAAAGTCACGGCAACTAAGTTCGGCCACGGACTGGGAATCGGCGACATCAATGGTGACGGCAGACAAGACATCATTCACTCCGCCGGTTGGTACGAACAACCCAAATCCGATCCGACGACATCACGCTGGATGCCTCATGCGGCCAAGTTGTCGACAGCTTACGGCGGCGCCGAAATGTACGCCTACGATGTGGACGGTGACGGCGACAACGACGTCATCACCAGCGACGCGGCACACGACTTCGGTCTGTCGTGGTACGAGCAAGTCGCCGACGGACGCGACGTGACTTTCAAACGACACCTCATCATGGGATCGCATCCGTCAGAAAACAAATACGGCGTCCTGTTCAGCGAACTCCATTCGGTCGCGTTGGCCGACATGGACGGCGACGGACTCAAAGACATCGTGACAGGCAAAACCTACTGGTCCCACCACAAACAAAGCCCGATGTGGGATGCGGGTGCCGTGGTCTACTGGTTCAAACTGGTCCGCGACGCCGATGGCGTCGACTGGATTCCTTACAAGGCCGATGGCGAAGCCGGGATCGGTCGACAACTCTCGGTGACCGATGTCAATGCCGACGGATTGCCCGACATGGTCGTCGGTGGAATGAAGGGCGCTCACGTCTTGATTCACCAAACCCAAAAGGTCAGCAAAGAAGAATGGCAGGCTGCCCAACCCACAATCTATCAGGGTCCCCAACTGCCAAAGGTCACCGATGCCAGAGCAATCCGTGGCCCCAAGTCCGACATCAATGCGAAAACAAACCGCGTCGAGGGGGCCATCGAAGGCGAATCGCTGACCGCCAAGACCACCGGCGGCTCGGCGAAGCCACAGGACATGTCCAAGTTCAGCGCCGACAAATGGAGCGGCAAGTCACAACTCTGGTGGACCGGAGCAAAACCGGCCGACACGCTGACGCTGGAGCTGCCTCCCTTCACCGGCGTGGTCGACTTGGAGATCGTCCTGACCTGCGCCAAAGATTACGGCGTGGTGCAACTGGCGTTGGACGACAAGCCACTCGGCCAGCCGATCGATTTGTATGACCCAGAGGTCATCACCACCGGCGTCTTGTCCTTTCCAAAACTCTCGGTCGTCGGCAACAAACACACGCTGACCGCTCAAATCGTCGGCACCAACCCTCAAGCCGCCAAGTCGTACATGTTCGCGATCGACTATCTGCGGATCAAGAAATCCGATGGACAGTTCGTTGCCGGACCTCCGCCGACCAAGAAAGCCGTCGCGGAAAAAACTGTCCCGGGTGAGTTTCCTAAATCAAGCGATGGTCGCGTTTTGAACTTCGGTTTCGAAAACGGAACGCTCGATGATTGGACCGCCGACGGCGATCTGTTCGCTGGCCAACCGATCAAAGGCGACACGGTCAACAAACGTCGCAGCGATATGAAGAGCAATCACGCGGGTGACTACTGGATCGGCGGCTATGAGCTTTTCGGTGACGAGCGAACTGGTGTGTTGACGTCGGCACCGTTCATCGCCTCACAACCTTACGCATCGTTTCTGACCAACGGCGGAGAGCATCCCAGCACGCGCGTCGAGCTGATCCGCAAAGGTAGCGACAAACCGTTCTTTCAAGTCAGTGGGACGAATGACGAAACGATGCGACGCGTGATCGTTGATCTACGCGGTCACTTGGGCAAAGAAGTCGTGATCCGAATCGTCGACGAAAACAAAGGCCATTGGGGACACATCAATTTCGACGACTTTCGACTCCACGCCAGTCGCCCAGCACCACCGACGCCCGCGATGGTGGTCCTGACACCGGATGAGTATCCCCACTCGGGGCTCGATGCCCAACAAGCCGCCGCGGCGATGAAGCTGCCCGAGGGTTTTACGGTCACCGTCGGCGCAGCCGAGCCCGAGGTCAAGCAGCCGATCGCGATGGCGCTGGATGATCGCGGCCGCGTCTGGATTGCCGAAGCCTACGAGTACCCGGTGCGTGCAAAAGGAGACAAGGGTCGCGACCGCATTCTGATCTTTGAAGACACCGATGGAAACGGAACGCTGGACAAGCGAACCGTGTTTGCAGAAGGCCTGAACTTGATCAGCGGCATGGAAGTCGGCTTTGGTGGCGTCTGGGTCGGCGCGGCACCCTATCTGATGTTCATTCCCGATCGTGACGGCGACGACGTGCCCGACTCGGAACCACAAATCCTGCTCGATGGCTGGGGACTACAGGACACACACGAAACGCTCAACGCCTTTATCTGGGGACCCGACGGCTGGCTCTACGGATGTCATGGGGTGTTCACCCACTCTCGTGTCGGCAAACCAGGAACCCCCGACGCGGAACGCGTGCCCCTGAATTGCTGTGTCTGGCGATACCATCCCACCGAGCATGAGTTCGAAGTCTTTGCGCATGGAACCAGCAATCCCTGGGGCGTCGACTTCAACGATCACGGCCAAGCTTTCATCACGGCCTGCGTCATCCCTCACCTGTATCACATCATTCAGGGCGCACGTTATCAACGTCAGGGCGGACAACACTTCAACCCGCACACCTATCGCGACATCGTCACGATCGCTGACCACCTGCACTACCTGGGTGCCACACCACACGGCGGCAACAGCAAGTCCGACTCCGCCGGTGGCGGTCACGCGCACTCGGGAGCGATGATCTATCTGGGCGATCGATGGCCCGCCCAGTATCGCAATCAACTGTTCATGAACAACATTCACGGACAACGTTTGAACGTCGATATCTTGAATCCTCGCGGATCGGGGTACGTGGGATCGCACGGCCCAGACTTTTTATTGACCGGCGACAATGCTTCGCAAATCCTGAATCTGAGATATGGACCCGATGGCAACGCTTGGATGATCGACTGGTACGACATGCAAGCTTGTCACCGAGGCGACGTAAACGTGCACGATCGCAGTAACGGTCGGATCTACAAAATCAACTACGGCGACACACCGTCATTCCAGGCGGTGGACTTGGCAAAAGCGACCGACAGGGAACTCGCCGAGCATGCACTCAATCCGAACGACTGGTACGTCCGACACAGCCGACGACTGCTCCAAGAACGTGCGGCGAGTCGTGCGATCGAACCCGCCGCCATCGCGGCCTTGACCAACATCGCCACCACTCACGCCGACGACACCCGACGACTCCGTGCCGCTTGGGCTCTGCACGTGATCGGTGCGTTGGACGGCGATTTGACAAAGCAAATGCTCGCCGACGCCAGCCCCTACGTTCGTGGCTGGGCGGTCCAGCTCATGATGCAGTCGACCAAGAACAATCCGGCGCCTGCTCAACTGACACAGTTGGCGGAGATGGCCAAGGACGACCCGTCACCCGTGGTGCGTTTGTACGTGACCTCGGCAACTCAATTGCTGCCACTGAACTCACGTTGGCAGATCCTGGAATCATTGACCTCGCATGGCGAAGACGCATCGGATCACAACTTGCCGTTGATGTATTGGTACGCTGCCGAACCGCTCGCGGATGTCGACCCGACACGCGCGTTGGCTTTGGCCATGTCGGCGGGCGAGCAGATCCCGCTGCTCCGCGAGTTCATGCTGCGACGCATCGGCAGCAGCGACAGCGGGTCTTCCCTGGCCGTTCTGGTCCATGGCCTCGGTGATGCTAAATCATCCGAGGTGCAGTTGACTTACTTGAAAGCCATCCGCTCGGCGTTGAAGGGTCAGCGAAAGGTCAACGCGCCGACAGGCTGGTCGAGCGTCGCCAAGAAACTGATCAACAGCGATAACGGCGACGTTCGCCTGCAGGCCGTCGCCTTGGGCGTGACCTTTGATGACCAATCAGCTCTCCAAGCAATGCGAGACCAGGTAACGAGACAAACGTCACCGATCGAAGAACGCCTGATCGCGCTGCAATCGCTATTGGACGCCAACGACGCCGGACTCGTTCCCACATTGAAAGGTTTGCTGACCGCCGACGCACCCTTGCGAGAAGCAGCTCTGCGTGGACTGGCCCAGTACGATGACGACTCGATCGGTCAAGCAATCCTGGCCGCCTATGCCGATTTGACCGCGACGCAAAAACGGCTGGCGTTGTCGACGCTGAGCGCCCGAGTCAGCTCCGGAAATCAACTGCTCGACGCCATCGCGGGCAAGCAGGTCCTCAGCACGGATCTGACCGCTGATCTGGTTCGTCAACTCCAGTTCCTCAAGGACAAAAACATCGACGCCGCCCTCGAAAGCGTTTGGGGCACCGTTCGTGAATCAGCCGCAGACAAGCTCACGCTGATCGCGGAATACAAGTCATTGATCGAGTCGACCGATCATCCCCAACCCAACGTCGACCTCGGACGCGCCGTGTTTGCCAAGACCTGCATGAATTGCCACCAACTCTACGGCACCGGATTCCATGTCGGTCCGGATTTGACAGGCTCCAACCGCTCCAATCTCGATTACTTGCTGAGCAACATCGTCGATCCCAGCAGCGTGATGGCCAAAGAATACCAGCCGACGATCATCTTGACCGTCAACGGTCGCATCGTCAGCGGATTGGTCAAAGCAGAAGACAAGAACTCGGTGACCCTGCAGACCACGGACGCTTTGGTGGTCATCCCGATCGATGAAATCGAAGAACGCTCGTTGAGCGACAAATCGATGATGCCCGAAGACCAACTCAAGCAGTTTTTGCCGCACGAGATTCGGTCCCTGGTCGCTTACCTGCGAGGTCAAGAACAATCGCCCATGCTGGCGACTCCCGAAAATGCCTCCTCGTTCTTTAACGGCAAGGACTTGACCGGTTGGTCAGGCGATGACGAACTGTGGTCGGTAGAAAACGGTGAGCTGGTCGGCCGCACCGACGGGCTCAAGCACAATGAATGGATCGTCAGCGATTTGTCAGCGGACAACTTTCATTTGACCGTCGAAGTCAAATTGGTGGATAACGCGGGCAACAGCGGGATTCAATTCCGTAGCAAGGCTCACGACGGCGAAGTCTCCGGGTACCAAGCGGACATCGGGGCCGGCTGGTGGGGCAAGCTCTACGAGGAACACGGTCGCGCGTTGCTGTGGGACAAGTCCGGTGAGCAACACGTCAAACTCGGCGATTGGAACAAATACGAAGTGATCGCCGAGCGCAATCACATCCGTACTTTCATCAACGGCAATCTCTGTGTCGACCTCAACGACCCCAAAGGTGCTGCACGAGGAATCATTGCGTTCCAATTGCACAGCGGCGGCAAGACGGAAGTCCGCTTTCGGAACATGAAACTGGAGGTTTTTCGGCAAGAGATCCAAGCTCCCGAAACAGAGGTCGCACCGTGA
- a CDS encoding vWA domain-containing protein, protein MDDAARQNEPALSDLQRLRSLELELVKTRNEAKVARLEARAAELELLIRQFLPPSTSETTPPSTESQSAELRAIHQAETQVPPAPKSPQPSSETAAEPILTRQTLAKVLSAMAEQYTPSAKTAVAPSAPSPFTPTELTGEAPSLSPSPRFDSWDSIRTATSEKTKSHDRRAPAESRADRDENHGRSATTPSEIHVRQDSPQPIRRPRMAALGIATDPVNDPDVDIQPDKLETNDEPKPVDSKPVVSKPVAARPTTLSFDFATRSDSASSDHTKHGPKPIADSESLSVDLEESSDEPRKKPRPAAWMASLIAHIGILLLAAAFTLSNPAPKDQVALTASATEPDEPVMETFAIETEEIQPEVSEPTPSETQYEISEVGQMAITEFKPSEIVGPPAPPMQSMLASSSASAAAMSMKSDSESTMQFCGVEGGGNHFVYLVDSSSSMGSAFESARSELLHSISQLKPDQRFYVVFFDIEPDYMRLTNASEDETRSLKASPENKQALERWAMTIKKDRGRAPYDPLKFAIELRPDVIFLLSDGEFPQGIEDLLQEINRQDNLFGDDGPISIVHTIGYHSREGESRMKRIAKQNGGQYRHIAKP, encoded by the coding sequence ATGGACGACGCGGCACGTCAGAACGAACCGGCCTTGAGCGACCTGCAGCGGCTAAGATCCCTTGAGCTGGAGCTGGTCAAGACTCGCAATGAGGCGAAAGTCGCCCGGCTGGAAGCCCGAGCGGCCGAACTGGAACTGCTGATTCGCCAGTTCCTGCCCCCCTCCACGTCCGAAACGACTCCCCCATCAACGGAATCGCAGTCGGCAGAGTTGCGGGCGATCCATCAGGCCGAAACGCAGGTGCCGCCTGCTCCCAAATCGCCGCAGCCCTCCAGTGAAACAGCGGCGGAGCCCATCCTGACCCGCCAGACTTTGGCAAAGGTGCTCAGCGCGATGGCAGAGCAGTACACGCCGTCGGCGAAAACTGCTGTCGCTCCCTCTGCTCCGAGTCCTTTCACTCCAACAGAACTCACTGGCGAAGCACCGTCTCTCTCGCCATCACCACGTTTCGACAGCTGGGACTCGATCCGGACGGCAACGAGCGAGAAAACAAAAAGCCATGACCGCCGCGCTCCCGCTGAGTCGCGCGCTGACCGCGATGAAAACCATGGTCGGTCCGCAACCACTCCATCTGAAATCCACGTTCGCCAAGATTCACCCCAACCAATCAGACGACCGCGGATGGCGGCGTTGGGCATTGCCACGGATCCGGTCAACGATCCCGATGTTGACATCCAGCCGGACAAACTTGAAACCAACGACGAGCCGAAACCGGTCGACAGCAAACCAGTTGTCAGCAAACCAGTTGCCGCTCGTCCGACAACCCTTTCGTTCGATTTTGCCACACGTTCAGATTCTGCTTCGTCAGATCACACGAAGCACGGGCCGAAGCCTATTGCGGATTCAGAATCTCTGTCCGTCGACTTGGAGGAATCGTCGGATGAACCTCGCAAGAAACCACGACCGGCCGCTTGGATGGCCAGCTTGATCGCACACATCGGGATCCTCTTGCTCGCCGCCGCGTTCACTTTGTCCAACCCCGCGCCCAAGGACCAAGTCGCCTTGACCGCGTCGGCGACCGAACCTGACGAACCCGTGATGGAAACGTTCGCGATTGAAACGGAAGAAATCCAGCCTGAAGTTTCAGAGCCGACGCCCAGCGAGACACAGTACGAGATCAGCGAAGTCGGACAGATGGCGATCACGGAGTTCAAACCCAGCGAAATCGTCGGCCCGCCCGCACCGCCGATGCAATCAATGCTCGCCAGCTCGTCCGCCAGCGCGGCGGCGATGTCGATGAAGTCCGACTCGGAATCGACGATGCAGTTCTGTGGCGTCGAAGGCGGCGGCAATCACTTCGTCTATCTCGTCGACAGCAGTAGCAGCATGGGCAGCGCATTTGAAAGCGCTCGTAGCGAGTTGCTGCACTCCATTTCTCAGCTTAAACCTGACCAACGTTTCTACGTCGTGTTCTTTGACATCGAACCTGACTACATGCGATTGACCAACGCCAGTGAAGATGAAACTCGCAGCTTGAAAGCGTCGCCGGAGAACAAGCAAGCTTTGGAGCGTTGGGCAATGACGATCAAGAAGGATCGAGGCAGAGCACCCTATGATCCGCTGAAGTTCGCGATCGAACTGCGACCCGACGTGATCTTTCTGTTGTCCGATGGCGAGTTTCCGCAAGGCATCGAGGACCTGCTACAGGAAATCAATCGACAGGACAACTTGTTCGGCGACGACGGCCCGATCAGCATCGTTCACACGATCGGGTACCACAGCCGCGAAGGGGAAAGCCGGATGAAGCGAATCGCGAAACAAAACGGCGGCCAGTACCGCCACATCGCCAAGCCGTAG
- the rpmI gene encoding 50S ribosomal protein L35 — translation MGNKIKTHKGIKKRFRLSATGKAMHRQSGTSHLAQGLTKKRRRNLRGTTSLDTCMEKSIQASLNGHSY, via the coding sequence ATGGGAAACAAGATCAAAACCCATAAAGGGATCAAAAAGCGTTTTCGTCTGTCCGCAACGGGCAAGGCGATGCACCGCCAAAGTGGTACCAGTCACTTGGCACAAGGTCTCACCAAGAAACGTCGACGCAACCTGCGTGGCACGACCTCCCTTGACACCTGCATGGAAAAATCCATTCAAGCGTCGCTGAACGGTCACAGCTACTAA
- the rplT gene encoding 50S ribosomal protein L20 translates to MRAPKGAARRQSKKRLFKRAKGFRGGRGKLTRTVKETLARSGAYAFRDRRVKKRDFRRLWIIRINAATRAHGLRYSEFINGLKKAGIELDRKTLSEMAIHDEAGFTAVVEKVKEALAA, encoded by the coding sequence ATGCGTGCACCCAAAGGCGCCGCCCGTCGGCAATCAAAGAAACGTCTTTTCAAACGAGCCAAGGGCTTTCGCGGCGGACGCGGAAAGCTGACCCGGACCGTCAAGGAAACACTGGCACGTAGCGGCGCGTACGCGTTCCGTGACCGTCGCGTCAAGAAACGCGATTTCCGTCGCCTGTGGATCATCCGGATCAACGCCGCCACTCGCGCCCATGGACTTCGCTACAGCGAGTTCATCAACGGGCTCAAGAAAGCCGGAATCGAGCTGGATCGTAAGACCCTCTCCGAAATGGCCATTCACGACGAAGCCGGCTTTACCGCGGTCGTTGAGAAGGTCAAAGAAGCGTTGGCCGCCTGA